The Phycisphaerae bacterium sequence CCACCATCATCCAGCGCGTGTTCGAACGTCCGTTCCACATATTCGCCACGCCGGCGATGCAGGCGTTTGGAACGCGCCCGCTTTCGCCGCCGGCGGTTGCGGTACACCGCCTGCTGCCCGCGACGCTTGTATTCCTGCTCATCCGGATCCTCTGCCGTCCAGCGCTGCCGCCCGCGGTCCGGCTCGGCGATGTAGCCGCGGATGTCCAGCTCTTCCAGGTTCACCAGGGTCTGCGCACTGTGGTAACCCTTGTCCTGCACCGTCGCCTGGAGGTGCAGCTCGTCCTGTGGATCCGCCACCCCGTGGGCCTGGCAGGTCGCCTGCACCTGGGCGTCTTCGCGGACGTCCTGCAGCGAGGTCGCCGCCTTTTCCAGCGTACCCCACATCGCGGTCGTGGCCCCCTCGTTGGCCAGGTGAATTTCGGCCGCCACGATCGCCCCCGTGTCCAGGTCCACCGCGTGCTCGTTCTTGTAGGCGAAATGCGTGCGGCCATCCTTCATCTTGGTGATCTTCGCTTCGGGATCGTTCGGATTGAACCAGTCATCATTACTCGCGCTCTTGTCCTTCCGCTGGCGATCGAACTTCGCCAGCTCCTCCGCCGTCGGCGTTTCAATCCCCGACGCCTTCGCCAACTCCGTCAGGAACTCGCGGTAGCTCTGCCCGCTGTCCCGCCGCACGATCGACTTCAACGCCGCATCCGCCTCCAGCGTGCTGGCATCGATGCCCAACGTCTGCCCTTTCAGCAAACCCTGCTCCGTCAGCCGCTTGAGCACCCAGTCGAACACCGCCTGGTGCGTCTCCAGGTCGATCCGGTTCCGCGTCCGCGACAGGCTGGAATGGTCCGGCGCGCCTTCGTCCACCCGGTAGCCCAGGAAGGCCCGCAACGCCAGCGAGTCGGCACAGCGCCAGGCGATCTCCCGCTCGCTGTCGAGCTTCTCGAAATAGCCCAGCATCAGCATGTGGAAGTACACCCCCGGCGGAATCGACGGGCGCCCCAACTTCCGGGCGTAGAATGGCTGACAGGCCGCCGCACAGAACGGGTCGAACCCGGCCGCTGCCCGCAGAGCGTTGAGCTTCTGGTAGAACGGGTGGGCCGGCGCGGGGGCCAGCCGGTCGGTCGCGATCCAAAAGTCCGCCTGCCGCTGCGCGGGCCGCTGTCCCATCGCCATCACGCCATCCTCCGTAACCTTTCGAACGGGCCGCATCCTAGCATTTCTAGTGCCCGCCGTCAAGGGGACTTTTGCAACGGACTGCCTGGCAGACCCTGCAGGGGCGCGGCGAGACGCACGCACCTCTCGATTCATTGGGGAGATTGAGCGGCATCGAGCAGCGCGGTGACCCGCGCCGCTGTCTGCTGCACTTCGAATTCGCGCTGGCCACTTCGTTTTGCCAGGACGCCAAGGGCGGTGCGCAGCCGCGTGGCGGCTTCGTCGCGCTGCCCGGACAGCGCCAGGCATTCGGCGAGTTGAAGCTCGGACAGCGTCGAGGGAACGGACTCGGGGGCCAACTTCTGGCACTGAATCTCCAAGCTGTGGCGCAACAGCTCTTCAGCGGCAGGATACTCTCTTTTGTCCGTGAGCACGCTACCCAGCGCGGCGAGCGCGTCGGCGATGTCGGGATGCGCATCGGGGAGTCGGGCCTGCAAGATGGCGAGTGCTTGGCGCGCATGGGTCTCCGCCTCGGTCGTCTCCCCCTGAGCGCGATCGATCCTGGCAAGCAGCACAAGCGCCGTACCCACTTCAGGATGATCTGCACCCAGTCCGCTGCGAAACAAGGCCAGCCCCTCGGTAGCCAAGGGCGCGGCGCCAAGCACATTCCCTTTCTTGAACAGGATACCGGCCAAGTTCAGCAGGCTCGAAGCGATATCCGGATGCTGTGGGTGAAGCAGTTTTCGGCGAATTTCCAGAGCAGCGCGATGCAAGCGTTCTGCCCCATCCAGATCGCCGCGCGCCGTCATTAGCAGTGCCAAGTTGCTCATGATGGTGGCCACGAACGGATGTTCGGCGCCTTGGGTGCCCTGCCAGGCACCCAGGCCCTGTTCATAAAGCGGCTCCGCTGCGGCGTAGTCGCCACGGGCATACAGCACGGTGGCCAGGCTGTTCAGCGTCCTGGCGACGTCCGGATGCTGTTCACCGAGGAGGCTCTTGCGCATTTCCAGCGTGCGCCGTAGGAGGGTCTCTGCCCGCTCGTACTCCCCTTGGTTGAGCAGGCAGACGGCGAGGCTGTTGAGTGCATCGGCGATGCTCGTGTGCTGCTCGCCCCAGCGCGTCGTACGCAGCGCGAGCACCTGCTCGTACAGCTGCGCCGCCTGCGCGAAATCGCCCCGCGCGTTGCAGACCCGCGCCAGGCTGGCCAGGGCGTCGGCCCGTGCTACCGCGGCGCTGGCGCCAGTGGGGTAGCGTGCCAGGGCCTGGCGCAGCGTGCGCTCGGCCTCGGGGTATCGGCCGTTCTCAATCAACACGTCGCCCAAGTCCTTCAGGACGCCGGCCAAGGCGGCCGCGCCGGCCGCGTGTTCCTGGCGCAGCGCGACACTTTGGCGAAGTTGTCGCTCGGCGGCGTCGTACAGCCCAAGGCGACGGTAGGCCTGCCCCAGAGTCTGCTGCACATCGGCAAGGATCTCGGGCTGACCGCGCAATTCGTCGGTGGCGCGAGCGGCAGCGCGGTCCAGCAGCTCGCGGACCGGCACCGTGTGACCCGATCGCTCGGGGTCAATCGAAGTCAGCGTCTGCTGCAGAAACTGGCTGGCTTGCTGAGCGGCTCGCGCTTCGGACGCGGCGCGCCCGTACAGCCACGCCATGCCCACGCTGGCGACTACCAACACGAGAAGCAGCGCGCCGAGCAGCGCCGCGGGCGCCTTGTGGCGCGCGACAAGCCTACCGAGTAAGTAAAGCTGACCGGGTGGACGGGCCCGAATGGGGAGTTTTGCGAGGTAGCGCTCTAGATCTTCGCGCATGGCAGCCGCGCTGGCGTAGCGGCGCTGTGGTTCCCTTTCCAAGGCTTTTCGCGTGATGGTATCCAGGTCGCCGCGCAGCCGCCGGTCCACGATGCCGGGCGGCACCGGTTCATGCTCGCAGATCAGGCGCAGCGCTTCGCGCAGCGAACAGTCCGCGATCTCGACGGGCCGGTGACCGGTGAGGAGCTGGTAGAGGATCACGCCGAGTGCGTACACGTCGGAGCGCGCATCCACGGAGCCCGAGGTGCCGGCCAGCTGCTCCGGGCTCATGTAGGCGAGCGTGCCAAGGAGCTGACCGTCCTGCGTCATTTCGCCCACCGCGGGGAGCCCGTCGCGGGTTTCCCGCGCAATGCCGAAATCCAAGACCTTGGGCTGCCCAGCCGCATCCACAAGGACGTTCCCCGGCTTCAGGTCGCGGTGAATGATGCCGCGTTCATGCGCGTGTTGGACCGCGTCGCAGACGCGGGCGACCAGCCGAACCCGCTCGGCGAGGCTACATTGCTGGCCCGTGACGTATTCCGTGATGGGAATGCCCTCGACGTACTCCATCACGAAGTAGGGCAGTTGCGCGCGGCCGATCTGGGCCGTGCCGGCTTCGTAGATGTGGGCGACCCCCGGATGGTGCAGGCGACCCAGCAGCTCGACTTCGTGCGCAAAACGCTGTCGCGCCGCGGCCGCCGGCAGGCCCAGCCGGATGAGTTTGAGGGCCACACGCCGATGCGGCTGGTCCTGTTCGGCCTCGAAGACGATCGCCATCCCCCCCTCCCCGAGTTTTTTGATGATCCGGTAGTGACCGATACTCTGGGGTAGCTGGCTCTCGATCTCCTCTGGCGCGGCGGCCAGTCCCAACCACGCCTGAAGGCGCGCCGGGTCGCTCAGCGACGAAGGCTGGGCATCAGCCGCCAGCATCTCCGCGACGCTGTTGCGCATTTGAGGGTCGCGTGCGCTGAGTCGAAGCAGGTATTGGGCCTGACGCTCGGGCGGGAGTTGGCAGGCCCGCAAAAAGGCGTGTTTGACTCGCTGGTAGCGCTCAGGCGTCATCACTGCGGTCCTT is a genomic window containing:
- a CDS encoding transposase, producing the protein MRPVRKVTEDGVMAMGQRPAQRQADFWIATDRLAPAPAHPFYQKLNALRAAAGFDPFCAAACQPFYARKLGRPSIPPGVYFHMLMLGYFEKLDSEREIAWRCADSLALRAFLGYRVDEGAPDHSSLSRTRNRIDLETHQAVFDWVLKRLTEQGLLKGQTLGIDASTLEADAALKSIVRRDSGQSYREFLTELAKASGIETPTAEELAKFDRQRKDKSASNDDWFNPNDPEAKITKMKDGRTHFAYKNEHAVDLDTGAIVAAEIHLANEGATTAMWGTLEKAATSLQDVREDAQVQATCQAHGVADPQDELHLQATVQDKGYHSAQTLVNLEELDIRGYIAEPDRGRQRWTAEDPDEQEYKRRGQQAVYRNRRRRKRARSKRLHRRRGEYVERTFEHALDDGGMRRVWLKGRVKIAKRYLIHTAAFNLGLIMRKVTGFGTPRGWVDAARAAAEACAGWLRALRRPDGLWNRLAALFGAPPAPTAERVRAA
- a CDS encoding serine/threonine protein kinase, whose translation is MTPERYQRVKHAFLRACQLPPERQAQYLLRLSARDPQMRNSVAEMLAADAQPSSLSDPARLQAWLGLAAAPEEIESQLPQSIGHYRIIKKLGEGGMAIVFEAEQDQPHRRVALKLIRLGLPAAAARQRFAHEVELLGRLHHPGVAHIYEAGTAQIGRAQLPYFVMEYVEGIPITEYVTGQQCSLAERVRLVARVCDAVQHAHERGIIHRDLKPGNVLVDAAGQPKVLDFGIARETRDGLPAVGEMTQDGQLLGTLAYMSPEQLAGTSGSVDARSDVYALGVILYQLLTGHRPVEIADCSLREALRLICEHEPVPPGIVDRRLRGDLDTITRKALEREPQRRYASAAAMREDLERYLAKLPIRARPPGQLYLLGRLVARHKAPAALLGALLLVLVVASVGMAWLYGRAASEARAAQQASQFLQQTLTSIDPERSGHTVPVRELLDRAAARATDELRGQPEILADVQQTLGQAYRRLGLYDAAERQLRQSVALRQEHAAGAAALAGVLKDLGDVLIENGRYPEAERTLRQALARYPTGASAAVARADALASLARVCNARGDFAQAAQLYEQVLALRTTRWGEQHTSIADALNSLAVCLLNQGEYERAETLLRRTLEMRKSLLGEQHPDVARTLNSLATVLYARGDYAAAEPLYEQGLGAWQGTQGAEHPFVATIMSNLALLMTARGDLDGAERLHRAALEIRRKLLHPQHPDIASSLLNLAGILFKKGNVLGAAPLATEGLALFRSGLGADHPEVGTALVLLARIDRAQGETTEAETHARQALAILQARLPDAHPDIADALAALGSVLTDKREYPAAEELLRHSLEIQCQKLAPESVPSTLSELQLAECLALSGQRDEAATRLRTALGVLAKRSGQREFEVQQTAARVTALLDAAQSPQ